GCTGCAGGCCTATGAAGTGGCGGCGGTGAAAAGCCGCACCTCGCTGGCGCTCCTCAATGTCGGCCAGGCCTTCATCATCGCGACCGGTCTTGTCCTGATGATGGGCATGGCGGCGCATGGCGCGGCGGTCGGAAAGATGACCGTGGGCGATTTCGTGCTGGTCAACGCCTATCTCATCCAGCTCTACCTGCCCTTGAATTTCCTCGGCTTCGTCTACCGCGAAATCCGCCAGTCGCTCATCGACATGGAAGCGATGTTCGCCCTGCTGCGCGTCGATATCGAAATCGCCGACAAGCCGGGCGCGCAACCCTTGAAAGTCACCGCCGGCGAGATCCGCTTCGACAATGTCGATTTCGGCTATGACCCGCGCCGGCCGATCTTGAAAGGCGTCAGCTTCACGGTGCCGACCGGGCACAAGCTGGCCATCGTCGGTCCATCGGGCGCCGGCAAATCGACGTTGTCGCGCCTGCTGTTCCGTTTCTACGATGTCGGCGCCGGCCGCATCCTCATCGACGAGCAGGACATCCGCGACGTGACGCAGACATCCTTGCGCGCCGCCATCGGCATCGTGCCGCAGGATACCGTGCTGTTCAACGACACGGTCGCCTACAACATCGCCTATGGCAAGCCCGGCTCATCGCAGCAACAGATCGAGCAGGCAGCCGATCTCGCGCATATCCACGATTTCGTGAAAGGCCTGCCGGACGGATACGACACCAAGGTGGGCGAACGCGGCCTCAAACTCTCAGGCGGCGAGAAGCAGCGCGTCGCGATCGCCCGCACGATCCTCAAGGACCCGCCGATCCTGCTGTTCGACGAGGCGACCTCAGCCCTGGATTCCCATACCGAACGCGAGATCCAGGACAATCTTTCCGAAGTGGCGCGCAACCACACCACGCTGGTGATCGCCCATCGCCTGTCCACCATCATCGATGCCGACGAGATCATCGTGCTGGAGGACGGACGCATCGTCGAACGCGGCCGCCATGACGATCTGCTGGCAGCCGCCGGGCAGTATGCCGCCATGTGGCGCAGGCAACAGGAAGCCGCGCAGCGTGAAGTCATGGCGGGGGAATTGCTGGGCGAAAGCGAGGGCGGTAAGGTTCCCGCATGAGCACGGCGAAGGAGACAGCGACAGCCGATCACGCCGCCAAGGTCATGGCCGGCGACCGGCGGGCACTCGCCCGCGCCATCACGCTGATTGAATCAACCAGGCCCGACCATCGCCGCCAGGCGGAAGCCCTGCTGGAACGTTTGCTGCCCAAGAGCGGCAAGAGCCTGCGCATCGGCATTTCCGGCCCGCCCGGTGTCGGCAAATCGACCTTCATCGAAGCCTTCGGGCAATATGCGATTGAACAGGGGAAGCGCCTCGCCGTGCTGGCGGTCGATCCATCCTCGCGGCTCTCCGGCGGCTCCATCCTCGGCGACAAGACCCGCATGGAGGAATTGTCCCGGGCGCCGGAAGCCTTCATCCGCCCCTCGCCCGCCGGCCTCACCTTGGGCGGGGTCGCCAGGCGGACGCGGGAAGCCTTGCTGGTCTGCGAGGCGGCCGGCTTCGACCTCATCTTCGTCGAGACGGTCGGTGTCGGCCAGTCGGAGACGGCGGTGGCCGAGATGGTCGATCTCTTTCTGCTGCTGCTGCTGCCCGGTGGCGGCGACGATCTCCAGGGCATCAAGCGCGGCATCATGGAACTCGCCGACCTCATCGTGGTCAACAAGGCCGATGGCGATCTCAAAACGGCGGCCGAGCGCAGTGCCGCCGATGTCGCCAATGCCATGGGATTGATGCAGCCCCGCCACAAGGCCTGGCGCCCAGAGGTGCTGCGCTGTTCCGCCCTCAAAAAGACCGGCATCAGTGAAATCTGGACGCGCACAGGGGCCTTTGCGGCGGCCCTCACCAAGTCGGGTGAGCTCAAATCCCGCCGTCGTGACCAGGCCAAGGCCTGGCTGTGGCATGAACTTTCCGACAGCCTGATGGATGCCCTGAAAGCCGACCCGGCGGTCGCCGCGCATCTTGAGCAGCTGGAGGCCAAGGTCGCCGCGGGCAAGATGGCACCGGCGAGCGCCGCACGGGTACTTCTGACGGAGTTCCTGCACATCTGACCTATTTTGGTCCTTTATTC
This Rhodospirillaceae bacterium DNA region includes the following protein-coding sequences:
- a CDS encoding ABC transporter ATP-binding protein/permease, producing the protein MQALRTLLPHLWPKGQWDLRGRVILSVLCLVIAKVANVYVPILFKHMVDALGPQIGTAGATAATVAGVSIGLLLAYGLARVISQAFAEFRDGIFAKVAQRSIRAVALNTFRHLHALSLKFHLERQTGGLNRAIERGAKGIEFLLFFILFNVLPTLIEIGMVCVILWTLYDWTYAAVTFATIVVYIWYSLSITEWRIKFRRDMNESDQSANTKAVDSLLNYETVKYFSNEEHEARRYDVALQAYEVAAVKSRTSLALLNVGQAFIIATGLVLMMGMAAHGAAVGKMTVGDFVLVNAYLIQLYLPLNFLGFVYREIRQSLIDMEAMFALLRVDIEIADKPGAQPLKVTAGEIRFDNVDFGYDPRRPILKGVSFTVPTGHKLAIVGPSGAGKSTLSRLLFRFYDVGAGRILIDEQDIRDVTQTSLRAAIGIVPQDTVLFNDTVAYNIAYGKPGSSQQQIEQAADLAHIHDFVKGLPDGYDTKVGERGLKLSGGEKQRVAIARTILKDPPILLFDEATSALDSHTEREIQDNLSEVARNHTTLVIAHRLSTIIDADEIIVLEDGRIVERGRHDDLLAAAGQYAAMWRRQQEAAQREVMAGELLGESEGGKVPA
- the meaB gene encoding methylmalonyl Co-A mutase-associated GTPase MeaB; its protein translation is MSTAKETATADHAAKVMAGDRRALARAITLIESTRPDHRRQAEALLERLLPKSGKSLRIGISGPPGVGKSTFIEAFGQYAIEQGKRLAVLAVDPSSRLSGGSILGDKTRMEELSRAPEAFIRPSPAGLTLGGVARRTREALLVCEAAGFDLIFVETVGVGQSETAVAEMVDLFLLLLLPGGGDDLQGIKRGIMELADLIVVNKADGDLKTAAERSAADVANAMGLMQPRHKAWRPEVLRCSALKKTGISEIWTRTGAFAAALTKSGELKSRRRDQAKAWLWHELSDSLMDALKADPAVAAHLEQLEAKVAAGKMAPASAARVLLTEFLHI